In Deltaproteobacteria bacterium, a single window of DNA contains:
- a CDS encoding dihydroorotase has protein sequence MAATLITGGRVIDPAENLDAVRDVLLHEGKVAAVGERLAAPPDAERVDARGKWVLPGFIDLHVHLREPGDEYKETVATGVASAVAGGFTTVVAMPNTRPTNDTVAVTELILERARQAQKARVVPAGAITVGLKGETLSEIGDLVAAGCRAITDDGRPVMNAGLMRRALEYAQLFDVPVMVHEEDLDLSKGGVMNEGPVATKLGLRGVPNAAEVAMVVRDIALLEEVGGHLHIAHLSCAGSVRAVREARARGLRVTAEAAPHHFTLTDEAVGCYHTHAKMAPPLRSEADREAVIAAMADGTIDAIATDHAPHSLVEKDVEFDVAANGIVGLETALPLTLALVKAGRLTVKRAIELLTSGPAETFGLPGGTLAVGAPADVTIVDPEASWKVEPEKFASKSCNSPFAGWTVQGRVEQTFVAGVRVFSRERA, from the coding sequence ATGGCAGCCACCCTCATCACCGGCGGACGCGTCATCGATCCCGCCGAGAACCTCGACGCGGTCCGCGACGTGCTCCTCCACGAGGGCAAGGTGGCCGCGGTGGGCGAGCGGTTGGCTGCTCCGCCGGACGCCGAGCGTGTGGACGCCCGCGGCAAGTGGGTGCTGCCCGGCTTCATCGATCTGCACGTGCACCTGCGCGAGCCCGGCGACGAGTACAAAGAGACCGTGGCGACGGGCGTGGCGTCGGCGGTGGCAGGTGGCTTCACCACCGTCGTGGCCATGCCGAACACGCGGCCGACCAACGACACCGTGGCCGTGACCGAGCTCATCCTCGAGCGCGCGCGGCAAGCGCAGAAGGCGCGCGTCGTTCCGGCCGGCGCAATCACCGTGGGCCTCAAGGGCGAGACCCTCTCCGAGATTGGCGACCTGGTTGCCGCTGGCTGCCGAGCCATCACCGATGACGGCCGGCCGGTGATGAACGCGGGACTGATGCGACGCGCGCTCGAGTACGCGCAGCTCTTCGATGTCCCCGTCATGGTGCACGAGGAGGATCTCGATCTCTCCAAGGGCGGCGTGATGAACGAGGGCCCGGTCGCGACCAAGCTCGGGCTGCGCGGCGTGCCCAATGCCGCGGAAGTGGCGATGGTCGTCCGCGACATCGCGCTGCTCGAGGAAGTGGGCGGGCATCTGCACATCGCGCACCTCTCGTGCGCGGGCAGCGTGCGCGCGGTGCGCGAGGCGCGCGCACGTGGCTTGCGTGTGACCGCCGAGGCCGCGCCGCACCACTTCACGCTCACCGACGAGGCCGTGGGCTGCTACCACACGCACGCCAAGATGGCGCCGCCGCTGCGGTCCGAGGCCGACCGGGAGGCCGTGATTGCCGCGATGGCCGACGGGACGATCGACGCCATTGCCACCGATCACGCGCCGCACTCGCTCGTCGAGAAGGACGTGGAGTTCGACGTCGCCGCCAACGGCATCGTGGGACTGGAGACGGCGCTGCCGCTCACGCTCGCGCTCGTGAAAGCTGGACGGCTGACCGTGAAGCGCGCCATCGAGCTTTTGACGAGCGGGCCTGCGGAGACGTTCGGGCTGCCGGGCGGAACGCTGGCCGTGGGCGCGCCGGCCGACGTGACCATCGTGGACCCCGAGGCGAGCTGGAAGGTGGAGCCGGAGAAGTTCGCGTCGAAGTCGTGCAACTCGCCGTTCGCGGGTTGGACGGTGCAGGGCAGGGTGGAGCAGACGTTCGTTGCTGGAGTGCGGGTGTTCTCGCGGGAGCGTGCATGA
- the carA gene encoding glutamine-hydrolyzing carbamoyl-phosphate synthase small subunit yields MSKKARLVLADGLAFEGEQFGAEGERLGEVVFNTSLFGYQEILTDPSYVGQILCMTNPEIGNTGVNAADDESAKPHPVGFVVRNLTRTPSNWRSEGDLSSYLAKHGVVGISGIDTRKLVKHLRETGAQMGVISTENLTEKALQERAQKAPGMEGQDLASGISCKAPYEFTEGSGDPLNEGHGPPPAQRLHVVAYDFGLKKAMVRLLVDRGCRVTVVPAHMTAADVLAMKPNGVFLTNGPGDPAAVKGVDKEVSAMLGKVPIFGICLGHQILSLALGAKTYKLKFGHRGGNQPVKELATGKVDITAQNHGFAVDDKTLTRARVSHINLNDGTVEGIEAPDARAFSVQYHPEASPGPHDARPLFERFVNLMESGR; encoded by the coding sequence ATGAGCAAGAAGGCGCGACTGGTGCTGGCCGATGGCCTCGCCTTCGAGGGCGAGCAGTTCGGCGCAGAGGGCGAGCGGCTCGGCGAGGTGGTCTTCAACACCTCGCTCTTCGGCTACCAGGAGATCCTCACCGACCCGAGCTACGTCGGGCAGATCCTCTGCATGACGAACCCGGAGATCGGCAACACCGGCGTCAACGCGGCCGACGACGAGTCCGCCAAGCCGCACCCCGTGGGCTTCGTGGTCCGCAACCTCACGCGCACCCCGAGCAACTGGCGCAGCGAAGGCGATCTCTCGAGCTACCTCGCCAAGCACGGCGTGGTGGGCATCAGCGGCATCGACACGCGCAAGCTGGTGAAGCACCTCCGCGAGACCGGCGCGCAGATGGGCGTCATCAGCACGGAGAACCTGACCGAGAAGGCTTTGCAGGAGCGCGCGCAGAAGGCGCCGGGCATGGAAGGCCAGGACCTCGCCAGCGGCATCAGCTGCAAGGCGCCTTACGAGTTCACCGAGGGCTCCGGCGATCCGCTGAACGAAGGTCACGGCCCGCCGCCCGCGCAGCGGCTGCACGTGGTGGCGTACGACTTCGGCTTGAAGAAGGCGATGGTGCGGCTCTTGGTCGACCGCGGCTGCCGCGTGACCGTGGTGCCCGCGCACATGACCGCGGCCGACGTGCTCGCGATGAAGCCCAACGGCGTGTTCCTCACCAACGGCCCCGGCGATCCGGCGGCGGTGAAGGGCGTCGACAAGGAAGTGAGCGCGATGCTCGGCAAGGTGCCCATCTTCGGCATCTGCCTCGGGCACCAGATCCTCTCGCTGGCGCTGGGCGCGAAGACCTACAAGCTCAAGTTCGGCCACCGCGGTGGTAACCAACCGGTTAAGGAATTGGCGACGGGCAAGGTGGACATCACCGCCCAGAACCACGGCTTCGCGGTGGACGACAAGACGCTCACCCGCGCGCGCGTGAGCCACATCAACCTGAACGACGGCACCGTCGAGGGCATCGAGGCCCCGGACGCGCGCGCGTTCAGCGTGCAGTACCACCCCGAGGCGTCGCCCGGTCCGCATGACGCGCGGCCGCTGTTCGAGCGGTTCGTGAACTTGATGGAGTCGGGGCGGTAG
- a CDS encoding winged helix-turn-helix transcriptional regulator, which translates to MQANLFETLADPTRRRIVEVLAGGELPVNDLVARVDIHQSGVSRHLRILQEAGFVTVRPEGQQRFYALRPEPFQELDHWVDRYRALWERRLERFGKELARRQKLKAKSKGSKR; encoded by the coding sequence ATGCAAGCCAATCTCTTCGAAACCCTCGCCGATCCCACGCGTCGCCGCATCGTGGAGGTGCTCGCCGGCGGTGAGTTGCCGGTGAACGACCTCGTCGCGCGCGTCGACATCCATCAATCGGGCGTCTCGCGGCACCTGCGCATCCTGCAGGAAGCTGGCTTCGTCACCGTCCGTCCCGAAGGGCAGCAGCGCTTCTACGCGCTGCGTCCCGAGCCGTTTCAGGAGCTCGATCACTGGGTCGACCGCTACCGCGCGCTCTGGGAGCGCCGGCTCGAGCGCTTCGGCAAGGAGCTCGCGCGTCGCCAAAAACTGAAGGCCAAATCCAAAGGGAGCAAGCGATGA
- a CDS encoding SRPBCC domain-containing protein — MSAKKIVFEQSYTATLDEVWELWTTADGIEAWWGPEGFSTKIKKLEVKSGGAIHYAMTAVAPEMVQFMKQAGMPTTTETKGHFSEVTPKTRLVLVQVMDFVPGVAPYDIASVLELSTKGKTVKMKVTVDAAHNEEWTTRSKMGWESQLGRLSKLLKARAAKRKGSERRAD, encoded by the coding sequence ATGAGCGCCAAGAAGATCGTGTTCGAGCAGAGCTACACCGCCACGCTGGACGAGGTCTGGGAGCTCTGGACCACCGCCGACGGCATCGAGGCCTGGTGGGGCCCGGAGGGCTTCAGCACCAAGATCAAGAAGCTCGAGGTGAAGTCCGGCGGCGCGATCCACTACGCCATGACCGCCGTGGCGCCGGAGATGGTGCAGTTCATGAAGCAGGCCGGCATGCCCACGACCACCGAGACCAAGGGCCACTTCAGTGAGGTCACGCCCAAGACGCGTCTGGTGCTCGTGCAGGTGATGGACTTCGTGCCCGGCGTGGCGCCGTACGACATCGCCTCCGTGCTCGAGCTGTCCACCAAGGGCAAGACCGTGAAGATGAAGGTCACCGTCGACGCCGCGCACAACGAGGAGTGGACCACGCGTTCCAAGATGGGCTGGGAGAGCCAGCTCGGACGGCTCTCGAAGCTGCTCAAGGCGCGCGCGGCAAAGCGGAAGGGCTCCGAGCGTCGCGCGGATTGA